Proteins found in one Rhodovulum sp. MB263 genomic segment:
- a CDS encoding flagellar basal body P-ring protein FlgI: protein MIRRLSLLLAVMLVAFPASAAPIRIKDLVEFDGVRGNDLVGYGLVVGLNGTGDGIRNAPFTEEIMSNILERLGVNVTGEQFRPKNVAAVLVTASLPPFARSGSQIDVTVSAIGDAKSLLGGTLVMTPLNAADGQIYAVSQGTVIAGGASAEGDGARVVEGVPTSGVIPSGARVEREIDFDFTSLRRLRLALRNPDFTTAGRIEAAINNDYGRGVARMLDSGTVMLDIAATRAPSPAHALQRIEGILVEPQQKATVVVDQRSGTIVMGEDVRISRVAVSQGNLTLRVQEEPLVIQPNPFAQGQTVVVPRTQAAIEEAPGTGLAEINEGTSLSEVVAGLNALGVSPRDMIDILKSIKAAGALHADFLVR, encoded by the coding sequence ATGATCCGTCGTCTGTCTCTTCTCCTCGCTGTTATGCTTGTCGCATTTCCGGCGTCCGCAGCCCCGATCCGCATCAAGGACCTGGTGGAGTTCGATGGCGTGCGCGGCAACGATCTCGTCGGATATGGTCTGGTCGTCGGTCTCAACGGTACCGGTGACGGTATCCGGAATGCGCCCTTCACCGAAGAAATCATGTCCAACATTCTCGAGCGGCTCGGTGTTAACGTTACCGGAGAGCAATTCCGTCCCAAGAATGTTGCAGCCGTTCTTGTGACGGCCAGCTTGCCACCCTTTGCGCGGTCCGGCTCCCAGATCGACGTCACCGTCTCGGCGATTGGTGATGCCAAGAGCCTGTTGGGCGGAACGCTTGTCATGACGCCTCTCAACGCCGCCGATGGACAGATCTACGCCGTTTCACAGGGGACGGTTATTGCAGGAGGCGCGTCTGCGGAGGGTGACGGAGCAAGGGTGGTAGAAGGTGTTCCCACATCGGGCGTTATTCCTTCCGGAGCGCGGGTCGAGCGTGAGATCGATTTCGACTTCACATCGCTCAGACGGCTTCGCCTGGCGCTTCGTAATCCCGACTTTACCACTGCGGGACGGATCGAGGCTGCGATCAACAACGATTACGGTCGCGGGGTTGCACGCATGCTCGACTCCGGCACTGTCATGCTGGACATCGCTGCGACCCGCGCTCCCTCGCCGGCACATGCGCTGCAACGCATCGAAGGTATTTTGGTCGAACCTCAGCAGAAGGCCACAGTCGTGGTCGATCAGAGGTCGGGCACTATCGTGATGGGCGAGGATGTGCGGATTTCGCGCGTGGCGGTATCTCAAGGCAATCTGACTCTGCGGGTTCAGGAAGAACCTCTCGTGATTCAGCCGAATCCCTTTGCGCAAGGCCAGACGGTTGTCGTTCCGCGCACACAGGCCGCGATTGAAGAAGCGCCGGGGACCGGCCTGGCCGAGATCAACGAGGGAACTTCGCTTTCCGAGGTTGTGGCCGGACTCAATGCCCTCGGAGTTTCGCCGCGCGACATGATCGACATTTTGAAAAGCATCAAGGCTGCAGGTGCGCTGCACGCCGATTTCTTGGTTCGCTGA
- a CDS encoding flagellin, whose protein sequence is MSLISMGDLAQGLGLRIRNAEVKAQFARLTEELISGVTADPAARVRGDFRPLGAIDRSLTLLDAYDLATSETKSTAQVMQAALGVVSDTAKEIGSSLINGSSGQHGNMIVAAGQEAEEQFRQVVAALNTRFAGRALFAGDATDTSALASADTILSALGATISGLTSVTDIETAIDDWFNTPGGFDTVAYQGSTTPVGSIRLNETETVRLDVTALDPAVRDVLKFLATGALLADETVLSGNPVLRSLLAQSAGEGLLSADSAVTELRALLGVRQEKIESIETENGANRTMLLLAREGVLGVDPYDTATEMDAVEAQIETLYKVTARLARLSFTNYMP, encoded by the coding sequence AGAGCTCATCAGCGGGGTCACGGCCGATCCGGCTGCCCGTGTGCGCGGTGATTTCCGTCCTCTCGGGGCCATCGACCGCAGCCTGACCCTGCTCGACGCTTATGATCTTGCTACATCCGAGACCAAATCGACCGCCCAGGTGATGCAGGCTGCGCTCGGAGTGGTCAGCGATACCGCGAAGGAAATCGGTTCGAGCCTGATCAATGGATCATCGGGACAGCATGGAAACATGATCGTCGCGGCGGGTCAGGAGGCCGAAGAGCAGTTTCGTCAGGTGGTCGCTGCGTTGAACACCCGCTTCGCCGGTCGGGCGCTGTTCGCTGGCGATGCGACCGATACTTCAGCGCTCGCCAGTGCCGACACGATACTCTCTGCTTTGGGGGCGACGATCAGTGGTTTGACGAGTGTCACCGATATCGAGACTGCCATCGACGACTGGTTCAACACCCCCGGTGGCTTCGACACCGTTGCCTATCAGGGATCGACGACCCCGGTCGGATCGATCCGCCTCAACGAGACGGAGACTGTCCGTCTCGATGTCACCGCGCTGGATCCGGCGGTTCGTGACGTCTTGAAGTTTCTGGCTACCGGGGCGTTGCTGGCCGATGAAACCGTCTTGTCAGGTAATCCGGTGCTGCGGTCGCTGCTGGCCCAATCCGCGGGCGAGGGCCTTCTCTCTGCCGATAGCGCTGTTACCGAGCTACGGGCGTTGCTGGGGGTGCGCCAGGAAAAAATCGAATCTATCGAGACCGAGAACGGCGCAAACCGGACGATGCTGTTGCTCGCCCGCGAGGGGGTCCTTGGCGTCGATCCCTACGACACCGCAACCGAGATGGATGCTGTCGAGGCACAGATCGAAACGCTCTACAAGGTCACCGCGCGCCTGGCGCGCCTTAGCTTCACGAACTATATGCCATGA